The Achromobacter deleyi genome has a window encoding:
- a CDS encoding DUF4148 domain-containing protein, with amino-acid sequence MKTLATALMLSMSVLAAGAQAAEADQGPTRAQVQAELQQAKVSGQYTFGEEGYPAAIAQKSSLSSQQVQAELAQAKNAGQVTFGNLDYPPVAAAETATSLTRAQVQSQLAQAKAAGLVTFGNMDYPPMGS; translated from the coding sequence ATGAAAACCCTTGCTACCGCATTGATGCTGTCCATGTCCGTTCTGGCTGCCGGCGCCCAAGCCGCCGAAGCCGATCAAGGTCCGACGCGCGCCCAGGTCCAAGCCGAATTGCAGCAAGCCAAGGTCTCGGGCCAATACACGTTCGGCGAAGAAGGCTACCCCGCCGCCATCGCCCAGAAGTCCAGCCTGAGTTCGCAGCAAGTGCAGGCTGAACTGGCCCAGGCCAAGAACGCCGGCCAAGTCACTTTCGGCAACTTGGACTACCCGCCCGTCGCCGCCGCGGAAACCGCCACGTCGCTGACCCGCGCCCAGGTCCAGTCGCAACTGGCGCAAGCCAAGGCTGCAGGTCTGGTGACCTTCGGCAACATGGACTACCCCCCCATGGGCAGCTGA
- a CDS encoding DUF1090 domain-containing protein, protein MPSLIKSLTAAAATAALLGALPAQAATDCSAQRGCAAKFCEIENDIAAAQAQNNTRREAGLRKALAEAKAHCTDGRLQSQREADVREKQSKVSERQQELKEARAKGKQDKIDKAQRKLDEAQAEYDASLAELNR, encoded by the coding sequence ATGCCCTCTTTGATCAAATCCCTGACCGCCGCCGCAGCCACAGCCGCCCTGCTCGGCGCGCTGCCGGCGCAGGCCGCCACCGACTGCTCCGCGCAGCGCGGCTGCGCCGCCAAGTTCTGCGAGATCGAAAACGACATCGCCGCCGCCCAGGCACAGAACAACACGCGCCGCGAAGCCGGCCTGCGCAAGGCCTTGGCCGAGGCAAAGGCGCATTGCACCGACGGCCGCCTGCAATCGCAACGCGAAGCCGATGTCCGCGAGAAGCAGTCGAAGGTGTCCGAGCGCCAGCAGGAATTGAAGGAAGCGCGCGCCAAGGGCAAGCAGGACAAGATCGACAAGGCGCAACGCAAGCTGGACGAAGCCCAGGCGGAATACGACGCCTCGCTGGCCGAACTGAACCGCTAG
- the ubiA gene encoding 4-hydroxybenzoate octaprenyltransferase: MSASQQPPVDLSDIVFTDWVERWLPKSWRPYARLCRLDRPIGTWLTLLPAIAALIQTAGGLPDLQRLIVFSLGALLMRGIGCTVNDMCDRNFDKHVERTRFRPLTSGQLSMKNAVWFLIGQLLVCGSLLFFLNEMSRWLAVAVLPFVFIYPLCKRVTYWPQVVLGICFNWGMLMAWSDTQNHVPLAAVAMWLGAVLWQVGYDSIYAYVDVRDDRSLGLHSTAMRFGDQGKLWIGGFYIATVALWAWGGYAMGLSWAYQVGIAAVALHLAWQLKVFDIQRPDRNFMLFRANLWLGALLVAAALAGTLIR, from the coding sequence GTGAGCGCCTCGCAACAACCTCCCGTCGATCTCAGCGACATCGTCTTCACCGACTGGGTCGAACGCTGGCTACCCAAATCATGGCGGCCCTACGCCCGCCTGTGCCGCCTGGATCGCCCCATCGGCACCTGGCTGACCCTGCTGCCCGCAATCGCCGCGCTAATCCAGACCGCCGGCGGCCTGCCCGACCTGCAACGATTGATCGTGTTTTCGCTGGGCGCGCTGCTGATGCGCGGCATCGGCTGCACCGTCAACGACATGTGCGACCGCAACTTCGACAAGCATGTCGAACGCACGCGCTTCCGTCCCCTGACCAGCGGCCAGCTGTCAATGAAGAACGCCGTGTGGTTCCTCATCGGCCAGTTGCTGGTCTGCGGATCGCTGCTGTTCTTCCTGAACGAAATGAGCCGCTGGCTGGCGGTGGCCGTGCTGCCCTTTGTCTTCATCTACCCGCTGTGCAAGCGCGTCACCTACTGGCCGCAGGTGGTGCTGGGCATCTGTTTCAACTGGGGCATGCTCATGGCCTGGTCGGACACGCAGAATCATGTGCCGCTGGCAGCCGTCGCCATGTGGCTGGGCGCCGTGCTCTGGCAGGTGGGCTACGACAGCATTTATGCCTACGTGGACGTGCGCGATGACCGCAGCCTGGGGCTGCATTCCACCGCCATGCGTTTCGGCGACCAAGGCAAGCTCTGGATTGGCGGCTTCTACATCGCCACCGTCGCGCTGTGGGCCTGGGGCGGCTACGCGATGGGCTTGTCCTGGGCCTACCAGGTGGGCATCGCCGCCGTGGCGCTGCATCTGGCATGGCAGCTCAAGGTGTTCGACATCCAGCGGCCCGACCGCAACTTCATGCTGTTCCGCGCCAACCTGTGGCTGGGCGCCCTGCTGGTCGCCGCCGCGCTGGCCGGCACGCTGATTCGTTGA
- a CDS encoding PLP-dependent aminotransferase family protein produces the protein MDKPFEPAFSFSERAQQLTSSAIREILKVTERPEVISFAGGLPAPGGFPVEVVRAAFDKVLATNGRAALQYGPTEGYAPLRQWVADDLNSAGANVAADQVLIVSGSQQALDLLGKVLIDKDSKVLVEDPSYLGALQSFSLYQPKFVPVPTDEGGLIPEAITPELADGARFLYALPNFQNPTGRTLNLERRIALVKRAAELNLTIVEDDPYGELRYAGEPQPGLIALAAEYGANVVRLGTFSKVLAPGLRLGYIAAARPLINKLVQAKQATDLHTPTLTQMAVYEIVKDGFLAEHLPNVREIYRAQGSCMLEAIKREFPATVSWTKPEGGMFIWLTLPEHIDSTKLLEKAIAQNVAFVPGAPFYSGAAKRNTLRLSFATVPEDKIRTGIAILGKLLKAE, from the coding sequence ATGGACAAGCCTTTCGAACCTGCGTTTTCCTTCTCGGAACGCGCCCAGCAACTCACCAGCTCCGCCATCCGCGAGATCCTCAAGGTAACCGAGCGCCCCGAGGTCATTTCGTTCGCGGGCGGTCTGCCGGCGCCCGGCGGCTTCCCGGTAGAAGTGGTGCGTGCGGCATTCGACAAGGTACTGGCCACCAACGGCCGCGCGGCTTTGCAATACGGCCCGACCGAAGGCTACGCGCCGCTGCGCCAATGGGTTGCCGACGACCTGAACAGCGCCGGCGCCAATGTCGCCGCCGACCAGGTCTTGATCGTGTCGGGCTCGCAGCAGGCGCTGGACCTGCTGGGCAAGGTGCTGATCGACAAGGACAGCAAGGTGCTCGTCGAAGACCCCAGCTACCTGGGCGCGCTGCAATCTTTCAGCCTGTACCAGCCCAAGTTCGTGCCCGTGCCCACCGATGAAGGCGGCCTGATCCCGGAAGCCATCACCCCCGAACTGGCCGACGGCGCGCGCTTCCTGTACGCGCTGCCCAACTTCCAGAACCCCACGGGCCGCACGCTCAACCTGGAACGCCGCATCGCGCTGGTCAAGCGCGCCGCGGAACTGAACCTGACCATCGTCGAAGACGATCCCTACGGCGAACTGCGCTACGCAGGCGAGCCGCAGCCGGGCCTGATCGCGCTGGCCGCTGAATACGGCGCCAACGTCGTGCGCCTGGGCACGTTCTCGAAGGTGCTGGCCCCCGGCCTGCGCCTGGGCTACATCGCCGCCGCGCGCCCGCTCATCAACAAGCTGGTGCAGGCCAAGCAAGCCACCGACCTGCATACGCCCACGCTGACCCAGATGGCCGTGTACGAGATCGTCAAGGACGGATTCCTGGCCGAACACCTGCCCAACGTGCGCGAAATCTACCGTGCGCAGGGCAGCTGCATGCTGGAAGCGATCAAGCGGGAATTCCCGGCCACGGTCAGCTGGACCAAGCCCGAAGGCGGCATGTTCATCTGGCTGACCCTGCCCGAGCACATCGACAGCACCAAGCTGCTGGAAAAGGCCATCGCGCAGAACGTGGCCTTCGTGCCCGGCGCGCCCTTCTACAGCGGCGCCGCCAAGCGCAACACGCTGCGCCTGAGCTTTGCCACCGTCCCGGAAGACAAGATCCGCACCGGCATCGCCATCCTGGGCAAACTGCTCAAGGCGGAATAG
- a CDS encoding GAF domain-containing protein, with translation MFEAVPIVADSKAALYAELAVQARALLEGEPDRIANAANLSALAYQALPDLNWAGFYFFDGTELVLGPFQGKPACVRIPLNRGVCGAAASQRQTQLVPDVHAFPGHIACDAASRSEIVVPLVHRGELIGVWDVDSPVPDRFDEDDRKGMEALCAVFLATLA, from the coding sequence ATGTTCGAAGCCGTTCCGATCGTCGCCGACTCCAAGGCCGCCCTGTATGCCGAACTGGCCGTCCAGGCCCGCGCGCTGCTGGAAGGCGAACCCGACCGCATCGCCAACGCCGCCAACCTGAGCGCGCTGGCCTATCAGGCCTTGCCCGACCTGAACTGGGCAGGCTTCTATTTCTTCGATGGCACCGAGCTGGTGCTGGGCCCCTTCCAGGGCAAACCCGCCTGCGTGCGCATCCCGCTGAACCGCGGCGTGTGCGGGGCGGCCGCCAGCCAGCGCCAGACGCAGCTGGTGCCGGACGTGCATGCGTTTCCCGGCCATATCGCCTGCGACGCCGCGTCGCGTTCCGAAATCGTCGTGCCGCTGGTGCATCGGGGCGAGCTGATTGGCGTATGGGATGTCGACAGTCCCGTGCCCGACCGCTTTGACGAAGACGACCGCAAGGGCATGGAAGCCCTGTGCGCGGTGTTCCTCGCCACGCTCGCTTGA
- the dapA gene encoding 4-hydroxy-tetrahydrodipicolinate synthase produces MQSHQSLFQGVWVPLVTPFSGGAVDGGALRRLVRHYAAAGVDGLVVCGSTGEAASLDDAEQLAVLDAVLTEAGKLPVVMGLAGNHQGHVLQRLSAFGTRPLAGILAPAPYYVRAGQEGAAAYFRCLADASRFPLVLYDIPYRTGTTLDTATLLGLAAHPNIAAIKDCGGSLEKTLALIADGKMDVLAGEDLQSLSVLCLGGSGMIAAAAHIRPDLFVAMHRAVRAQQLDQARKLFQALVPVIQLAFAEPNPGPLKAQLGRQGLLSEELRLPMPAASAALAARMDAAVAGLNRQFPCQ; encoded by the coding sequence ATGCAATCACATCAATCTCTGTTCCAGGGCGTCTGGGTGCCCCTGGTCACGCCGTTCTCTGGCGGCGCGGTGGATGGCGGGGCGTTGCGCCGCCTCGTGCGCCACTATGCCGCGGCGGGCGTGGACGGGCTGGTCGTGTGCGGCAGCACCGGCGAGGCCGCGTCGCTGGATGACGCCGAACAGCTGGCCGTGCTGGACGCCGTGCTGACCGAGGCGGGCAAGCTGCCCGTGGTCATGGGCCTGGCGGGCAATCATCAGGGGCATGTGCTGCAACGCCTGTCGGCATTTGGCACCCGGCCGCTGGCGGGCATTCTTGCGCCCGCGCCGTACTACGTACGCGCAGGGCAGGAGGGCGCCGCAGCCTACTTCCGCTGCCTGGCCGATGCCTCGCGCTTTCCCCTGGTGCTCTACGACATTCCGTACCGTACCGGCACCACGCTGGACACAGCGACCTTGCTGGGGCTGGCGGCGCACCCGAATATCGCGGCGATCAAGGACTGCGGCGGGTCGCTGGAGAAGACTCTGGCGCTGATCGCCGACGGGAAGATGGACGTGCTGGCCGGCGAAGACCTGCAATCGCTCTCGGTGCTTTGCCTGGGCGGCAGCGGGATGATCGCCGCGGCCGCGCATATCCGGCCCGACCTGTTCGTGGCGATGCATCGGGCGGTGCGCGCGCAGCAGCTGGATCAGGCCAGGAAGCTGTTCCAGGCGCTGGTGCCGGTGATCCAGCTGGCCTTCGCGGAACCCAATCCCGGTCCGCTCAAGGCGCAACTGGGGCGCCAGGGCCTGCTTTCCGAAGAACTGCGCCTGCCGATGCCGGCGGCAAGCGCGGCGCTAGCCGCGCGCATGGATGCGGCCGTAGCGGGCTTGAACCGCCAGTTTCCCTGCCAGTAG
- a CDS encoding sterol desaturase family protein, which produces MAQAFEALSAWQVMLAGLLFFSGIYLVFGAVTWLLTQHVLPAMGIGRPLDPRPLAPGQLRREFAQSGLSVLLFGTGMIFPWGLLQLGWAQLDPDAGWRKIVVEILVLVAWNDVHFWINHRLLHTKLLRRFHLPHHRSVVTTPFSTYSFHPIEALMLGNVIMLPMVLHDFSFWSLASVPLFSLFFNCIGHANYDFFPKVSYAHWFAASRRHHLHHACYNGNYGFQFTFMDRLFRTRLTAEAAERQLDAFRQRESLGGRA; this is translated from the coding sequence ATGGCGCAAGCTTTTGAGGCCTTGTCCGCCTGGCAAGTCATGCTGGCGGGCCTGCTGTTCTTCAGCGGCATCTATCTGGTCTTCGGTGCGGTCACCTGGCTGCTCACGCAGCACGTGCTGCCGGCGATGGGTATCGGCCGCCCGCTGGATCCGCGGCCCCTGGCGCCTGGTCAGTTGCGTCGCGAATTCGCCCAGTCCGGCCTGTCCGTCCTGTTGTTCGGCACGGGCATGATCTTCCCCTGGGGCCTGCTGCAACTCGGGTGGGCGCAGCTGGATCCGGATGCGGGCTGGCGGAAGATCGTGGTGGAAATCCTGGTGCTCGTGGCGTGGAACGACGTGCATTTCTGGATCAACCACCGCCTGCTGCACACCAAGCTGCTGCGCCGCTTTCACCTGCCGCACCACCGCTCGGTCGTGACCACGCCGTTCTCCACTTACAGCTTCCATCCCATCGAAGCGCTGATGCTGGGCAATGTGATCATGCTGCCGATGGTGCTGCACGACTTCAGCTTCTGGTCGCTGGCGTCGGTGCCGCTGTTCAGCCTGTTCTTCAATTGCATCGGACACGCCAATTACGACTTCTTTCCCAAGGTGTCGTATGCGCACTGGTTCGCCGCCAGCCGCCGGCACCACCTGCACCATGCCTGCTACAACGGCAACTATGGCTTCCAGTTCACGTTCATGGACCGCCTGTTCCGCACGCGGCTGACGGCCGAGGCGGCAGAGCGCCAACTGGATGCCTTCCGGCAGCGAGAGTCGCTTGGCGGACGGGCCTGA
- a CDS encoding fatty acid desaturase: MPSGSESRLADGPEARPGSRRRLPSLRNRRDWQSLAYLAALPALAAWQWINGFWWPLYALMLFLTLGIGVIHHNHTHMRMWRGRWTNRATDFWITLLQGHPTFVFYPAHVANHHRYKHGARDVARTYRFGGDTNHLWGYVIHPLQAGWVLYPLFFAWLGRLRRHWPGAWRYCMAQYGVWLGLWAGLLALNPAKALVFVIVPQLHGLHWLLATNYLQHAHADGGPRHVAGLNYARNFEGLVNPLLFNIGLHTAHHEHPRAHWSELTRLHREHYRSRVLPALNERGLTPYMFRVFVLGSVVPRFRSRSCMAPEHVR, encoded by the coding sequence ATGCCTTCCGGCAGCGAGAGTCGCTTGGCGGACGGGCCTGAGGCGCGGCCTGGCTCGCGGCGCCGGCTGCCGTCGCTGCGCAACCGGCGCGACTGGCAGAGCCTGGCCTACCTGGCCGCGCTGCCCGCGCTGGCGGCCTGGCAATGGATCAATGGATTCTGGTGGCCGCTCTATGCGCTGATGCTGTTCCTGACGCTGGGCATAGGCGTGATCCATCACAACCACACGCACATGCGGATGTGGCGGGGCCGCTGGACCAACCGCGCCACGGATTTCTGGATCACCCTGCTGCAAGGGCATCCGACCTTTGTGTTCTATCCGGCGCATGTGGCCAATCACCATCGCTACAAGCACGGCGCGCGCGACGTGGCGCGCACCTACCGCTTCGGTGGCGATACGAACCACCTGTGGGGCTACGTGATTCATCCGTTGCAGGCCGGCTGGGTGCTGTATCCGCTGTTCTTCGCATGGCTGGGCCGGCTGCGCCGCCACTGGCCGGGCGCATGGCGCTACTGCATGGCGCAGTACGGCGTGTGGCTGGGCCTGTGGGCCGGGTTGCTTGCCCTGAACCCGGCGAAGGCGCTGGTGTTCGTGATCGTGCCGCAGTTGCACGGCCTGCACTGGCTGCTCGCTACGAACTACCTGCAGCACGCGCATGCGGACGGCGGTCCGCGGCACGTTGCGGGATTGAATTACGCGCGCAATTTCGAGGGTCTGGTCAACCCGCTGCTGTTCAACATCGGCCTGCACACCGCGCATCACGAGCATCCGCGCGCGCACTGGTCCGAACTGACCCGCCTGCATCGCGAGCACTACCGCAGCCGTGTGCTTCCCGCATTGAACGAACGCGGGCTTACGCCCTATATGTTCCGCGTTTTCGTGCTGGGCTCCGTGGTGCCGCGATTCCGCAGCCGTTCCTGCATGGCGCCCGAGCACGTACGCTAG
- a CDS encoding iron-containing redox enzyme family protein, which produces MPIAFHRVYLESAGYFMPGEPVSNEAMDSYIAPLNRMSSRIKSRILAENGIKQRYYAIDPEGATVFSNAQLAANAIRDCLRRHDTDLSAVSLLTSGSSGGDALMPGFSNMIQGELAAQPMETLSVHGICAAGVSAIQVAAQGVEMGGHASALAVASELPSRLFKRSRFAARGYDADFDAHFLRWMLSDGAGAVLLGNSGRPLPGASQGVRLRLKWVHQRSFSGDYPVCMQLGLSADRGKGHLDYPSWNEAEADGALSLRQDIRLLPHLFDIGIHEYAKLVRDGWVDPDQVDHFLCHYSSEKFIPVVEDLMEKAGLVIPRERWFSNLAWRGNTGAASILIMLAEFLETREVKPGEQIFCYIPESGRFMAAYMLLEAEAVHAKPVAAGAPAVVARDDVASGDADAIAPPHDPDMAPQGLGQLLTELAAIWHDYRSRVWRTPVVRRLRNRQFETADYLNWMENWIPQVREGSKWMREGAASLSAQYAPLAALIDMHAGEEQNDFQILFQDYRNAGGAVDSIDALRRNPGGEALNAYLHGLAATRDPIGLLGAIYIIEGTGQRIVPALLPLLKASLKLPPDAFRFLEYHGHNDEHHLARWLSAVELALDCDEDGRAEQRIVDTARRTAALYLMQFHHVMEGDAA; this is translated from the coding sequence ATGCCTATTGCGTTTCATCGTGTCTACCTGGAGAGCGCCGGCTATTTCATGCCGGGCGAGCCCGTGTCCAACGAAGCCATGGACAGCTACATCGCGCCGTTGAACCGCATGTCCAGCCGGATCAAGAGCCGCATCCTGGCCGAGAACGGGATCAAGCAACGCTACTACGCGATCGATCCCGAGGGCGCCACCGTGTTCTCCAACGCGCAGCTCGCGGCCAATGCGATCCGCGACTGCCTGCGGCGCCACGATACCGATCTGTCGGCCGTTTCCCTGCTGACCAGCGGATCCTCCGGCGGCGATGCGCTGATGCCGGGTTTCTCGAACATGATCCAGGGCGAGCTGGCCGCGCAGCCCATGGAAACCTTGTCGGTGCACGGCATCTGCGCGGCCGGCGTGTCGGCCATCCAGGTGGCCGCGCAGGGCGTGGAGATGGGCGGGCACGCCAGCGCCCTGGCCGTGGCCAGCGAGCTGCCATCGCGCCTGTTCAAGCGATCGCGCTTTGCCGCGCGCGGCTATGACGCCGATTTCGATGCGCACTTCCTGCGCTGGATGCTGTCGGACGGCGCCGGCGCGGTGCTGCTGGGCAATAGCGGACGGCCGTTGCCTGGCGCCTCGCAAGGCGTGCGCCTGCGCTTGAAATGGGTACACCAGCGCTCGTTTTCGGGCGACTATCCGGTGTGCATGCAGCTCGGCCTGTCGGCCGACCGGGGCAAGGGGCACCTGGACTATCCGTCCTGGAACGAGGCCGAGGCCGACGGCGCGCTGTCCCTGCGCCAGGACATCCGCCTGCTTCCTCATCTGTTCGATATTGGCATCCATGAGTACGCCAAGCTGGTGCGCGATGGCTGGGTGGACCCCGACCAGGTCGACCATTTCCTGTGCCACTACTCGTCCGAGAAGTTCATCCCGGTGGTGGAAGACCTGATGGAGAAGGCCGGTCTCGTGATTCCGCGCGAGCGCTGGTTCAGCAACCTGGCGTGGCGCGGCAACACGGGGGCGGCGTCCATCCTCATCATGCTGGCCGAGTTTCTGGAAACGCGTGAAGTCAAACCCGGCGAGCAGATCTTCTGCTACATCCCCGAATCCGGGCGCTTCATGGCGGCCTACATGCTGCTGGAGGCCGAAGCGGTCCATGCCAAGCCGGTCGCCGCCGGCGCGCCCGCCGTGGTTGCGCGCGACGACGTCGCGAGCGGCGATGCCGACGCGATCGCGCCGCCGCATGACCCGGACATGGCGCCGCAAGGCCTGGGGCAACTGCTGACCGAGCTGGCGGCGATCTGGCACGACTACCGGTCGCGCGTGTGGCGTACGCCGGTGGTGCGGCGCTTGCGCAACCGCCAGTTCGAGACGGCCGACTACCTGAACTGGATGGAGAACTGGATTCCGCAGGTACGCGAGGGCAGCAAATGGATGCGTGAAGGCGCGGCTTCGCTGTCCGCGCAGTACGCGCCGCTGGCGGCGCTGATCGACATGCACGCGGGCGAAGAGCAGAACGACTTCCAGATCCTCTTCCAGGACTATCGCAACGCCGGCGGCGCGGTGGACAGCATCGACGCCTTGCGCCGCAATCCTGGCGGCGAAGCGTTGAACGCCTATCTGCACGGTCTGGCCGCCACGCGCGATCCGATCGGCCTGCTGGGCGCGATCTACATCATCGAGGGCACGGGGCAGCGCATCGTGCCGGCGCTGCTGCCGCTGCTCAAGGCCAGCCTGAAGTTGCCACCCGATGCCTTCCGCTTCCTGGAGTACCACGGCCACAACGATGAACATCACCTGGCGCGATGGTTGTCCGCGGTCGAGCTGGCGCTGGATTGCGATGAGGACGGCCGCGCCGAGCAGCGCATCGTGGACACGGCGCGTCGCACGGCGGCGCTCTACCTGATGCAGTTTCATCACGTGATGGAGGGCGACGCGGCATGA
- a CDS encoding DUF6999 family protein translates to MNKEPDFLAREYDPADPSPWLALYLDRSTPLPDKVKKAWLTDSSCASRQYLLPFLRPLARAFIILIQVIKTFLPRRWSHSRLLHRILAWGLKRFVSPEANWLILRHFHLGAQALAFIAANSPVRITTTPLEPMEIDDLKDELFVKHDLNLFNFVIRLNQALRDAGVEMHAPQRVDFSMIQDPPLKLEDMPRGKLNFLDLQSAIELFTPLYQLMLTDNDFWRAANSLQLDETIGIYAAKLLGAPQHLILVNNSHPLVPMSTLRAGYRLVLHGLSTEMLHSLLMEMKAAQQGGEPPAPIA, encoded by the coding sequence ATGAACAAGGAACCTGACTTCCTTGCCAGGGAATATGACCCGGCGGATCCCAGTCCCTGGCTGGCGCTTTACCTGGATCGCAGCACGCCGTTGCCGGACAAGGTGAAGAAGGCATGGCTGACGGATTCAAGCTGCGCGTCGCGCCAGTACCTGCTGCCGTTCCTGCGTCCGCTGGCGCGTGCCTTCATCATCCTGATCCAGGTCATCAAGACTTTCCTGCCGCGCCGCTGGTCGCATTCCCGGTTGCTGCACCGCATCCTGGCCTGGGGCTTGAAGCGCTTCGTGTCGCCCGAGGCCAACTGGCTCATCCTGCGGCACTTCCACCTGGGCGCGCAGGCCCTGGCCTTCATCGCGGCCAACTCGCCGGTGCGTATCACCACCACGCCGCTCGAGCCGATGGAGATCGATGACCTGAAGGACGAACTCTTCGTCAAGCACGACCTGAACCTGTTCAACTTCGTCATCCGCCTGAACCAGGCGCTGCGCGACGCCGGCGTGGAGATGCATGCGCCGCAGCGGGTCGATTTTTCGATGATCCAGGACCCGCCGCTGAAGCTTGAAGACATGCCGCGCGGCAAGCTGAACTTCCTCGACCTGCAAAGCGCCATCGAACTGTTCACGCCGCTCTACCAGCTGATGCTGACCGACAACGACTTCTGGCGCGCGGCCAATTCGCTGCAGCTGGACGAGACCATCGGCATCTATGCCGCCAAGCTGCTGGGCGCGCCGCAGCATCTGATTCTGGTCAACAACAGCCACCCGCTGGTGCCGATGTCCACCTTGCGCGCGGGTTATCGCCTGGTGCTGCACGGCCTGTCCACCGAGATGCTGCACAGCCTGCTGATGGAGATGAAGGCGGCGCAGCAAGGCGGGGAGCCGCCGGCGCCAATCGCCTAG
- a CDS encoding putative Na+/H+ antiporter, translated as MPQTLEVIATVLFAVAVLHTFSVPFFARLAHRGGPHAGFWHLFSEVEAVFGVWAFALIVTMAALAGPSQAIDYMDTRNFTEPLFVFAIMVVAASRPILELVGLLVRIVARALPLPRELSTFFVVMALVPLGGSFITEPAAMTLAAILLRDAYFRTSGRAGFKYLTLGVLFVNVSIGGVLTSYAAPPVLMVATTFGWDSTFMMQHFGWRAAVAVCLNAGLLTFICRKALMERTVGTGGGVDGPEGADKRPPVPAIVVLVHLAFLIAVVLTAHHPAIFLGLLMMFIGFSEAYKRHQNRLMIKEGLMVGFFLAGLVVLGGLQKWWLQDLLGGLEPFVLFWGATALTAITDNAALTYLGSLVEGTNEAWRYMLVAGAVTGGGLTVIANAPNPAGFAILKNHFPDGSISSGRLFLSALGPTLVAAVMFLLPV; from the coding sequence ATGCCCCAGACCCTTGAAGTCATCGCCACCGTTCTGTTCGCCGTGGCGGTCCTTCATACCTTTTCGGTTCCTTTCTTCGCGCGGCTCGCGCATCGTGGCGGACCGCATGCGGGGTTCTGGCATCTGTTCTCGGAGGTCGAGGCCGTCTTCGGCGTGTGGGCCTTCGCGCTGATCGTGACGATGGCGGCGCTGGCGGGGCCCTCGCAAGCCATCGATTACATGGACACGCGCAACTTCACGGAGCCGCTGTTCGTCTTCGCCATCATGGTGGTGGCTGCCAGCCGGCCGATCCTGGAGCTGGTGGGCCTGCTGGTGCGCATCGTGGCGCGCGCGCTGCCCCTGCCGCGCGAACTGTCCACCTTCTTCGTGGTGATGGCGCTGGTGCCGCTGGGCGGCTCGTTCATCACCGAGCCCGCCGCCATGACGCTGGCCGCCATCCTGCTGCGGGACGCCTACTTCCGCACCAGCGGCCGGGCGGGGTTCAAGTACCTGACCCTGGGCGTGCTGTTCGTGAACGTGTCGATCGGCGGGGTGCTGACGTCCTATGCCGCGCCGCCCGTGCTGATGGTGGCGACCACGTTTGGCTGGGACTCCACCTTCATGATGCAGCACTTCGGCTGGCGGGCCGCGGTGGCGGTCTGCCTGAACGCCGGCCTGTTGACCTTCATCTGCCGCAAGGCGCTGATGGAGCGCACGGTGGGCACGGGCGGCGGCGTGGATGGGCCCGAGGGCGCGGACAAGCGTCCGCCGGTGCCGGCGATCGTCGTGCTGGTGCACCTGGCTTTCCTGATCGCCGTGGTGCTGACCGCGCATCACCCGGCCATCTTCCTGGGCCTGCTGATGATGTTCATCGGGTTCTCGGAAGCCTATAAGCGGCACCAGAATCGCCTGATGATCAAGGAGGGCCTGATGGTGGGGTTCTTCCTGGCCGGGCTGGTGGTGCTGGGCGGATTGCAGAAATGGTGGCTGCAGGACTTGCTGGGCGGGCTGGAGCCGTTCGTGCTGTTCTGGGGCGCCACCGCGCTTACGGCCATCACCGACAACGCCGCGCTCACCTACCTGGGTTCGCTGGTGGAAGGCACCAACGAGGCCTGGCGCTATATGCTGGTGGCCGGGGCGGTGACCGGGGGCGGGCTGACCGTGATCGCCAATGCGCCCAATCCGGCGGGTTTCGCGATCCTGAAAAATCACTTTCCCGACGGCAGCATTTCGTCGGGCCGCCTGTTTCTGTCCGCGCTGGGGCCGACCCTGGTGGCGGCCGTGATGTTCCTGCTTCCCGTATAG
- a CDS encoding FmdB family zinc ribbon protein, whose amino-acid sequence MPIYAYKCSACGHAKDVLQKISDAPLSDCPECGQSTFSKQVTAAGFQLKGSGWYVTDFRGNGNGGGQAAAPASAAAPAESAAPAAPAAAPAAPAAPAASAAGSSAS is encoded by the coding sequence ATGCCCATCTACGCTTACAAATGCAGCGCCTGCGGTCATGCCAAAGACGTCTTGCAGAAGATTTCCGATGCGCCGCTTTCGGATTGCCCCGAATGCGGCCAAAGCACGTTTTCCAAGCAGGTGACCGCGGCTGGATTCCAGCTCAAGGGTTCCGGCTGGTATGTCACGGATTTCCGTGGCAATGGCAATGGCGGCGGCCAGGCCGCGGCGCCGGCAAGCGCTGCGGCGCCCGCTGAAAGCGCCGCGCCTGCCGCACCCGCCGCCGCTCCCGCCGCGCCGGCCGCCCCGGCGGCGTCCGCTGCCGGTAGCTCCGCTTCCTAG